The proteins below come from a single Thermopolyspora flexuosa genomic window:
- a CDS encoding ABC transporter substrate-binding protein yields the protein MALARRLSRRSVLAAGGVAALGLVLAACGAGDSTTSGSTTASNTGSASSGPWSFTDDRNVTVKLDAAPTRLVAFTGAAGALADYGLGDKIVGVFGETKRKDGSPEPQAGELDVNKVTILGNVWGEFDIEKYASLRPDLLITHEFEPGSLWYVPDESKDKITALAQSVAIKTGKISLVKPIERYAELAKALGADMNSPKVTEAKARFDAAVERLRKAAAEHPDIRVLAASASADLFYVSSPKTTSDLIYFAELGVNIVEPEKVDDGGYFESLSWENSDKYAADVIMLDSRTMALQPDDLKDKPAWTKLPAVQAGQVIPWDAVPRHSYAGVAPLLEALAEAIENAKKLS from the coding sequence ATGGCGCTTGCCCGACGACTGTCCCGGCGTAGCGTGCTGGCCGCGGGCGGTGTGGCCGCCCTCGGCCTGGTTCTGGCGGCCTGTGGCGCGGGCGACTCGACGACGAGCGGGTCGACGACCGCGTCGAACACGGGGAGCGCCTCGTCCGGGCCGTGGTCGTTCACCGACGACCGCAACGTGACGGTCAAGCTCGACGCCGCCCCCACGCGGCTGGTCGCCTTCACCGGCGCCGCGGGCGCGCTCGCCGACTACGGCCTCGGCGACAAGATCGTCGGCGTGTTCGGCGAGACCAAGCGCAAGGACGGCTCGCCGGAGCCGCAGGCCGGCGAGCTCGACGTGAACAAGGTGACGATCCTCGGCAACGTCTGGGGCGAGTTCGACATCGAGAAGTACGCGAGCCTCCGGCCGGACCTGCTCATCACCCACGAGTTCGAGCCCGGCTCGCTGTGGTACGTCCCGGACGAGAGCAAGGACAAGATCACCGCCCTGGCCCAGAGCGTGGCGATCAAGACCGGCAAGATCTCCCTGGTCAAGCCGATCGAGCGGTACGCCGAGCTCGCCAAGGCCCTCGGCGCGGACATGAACTCCCCGAAGGTCACCGAGGCCAAGGCCCGGTTCGACGCCGCGGTGGAGCGGCTGCGCAAGGCGGCGGCCGAGCACCCCGACATCCGGGTCCTCGCCGCGTCGGCGAGCGCGGACCTGTTCTACGTCTCCTCCCCCAAGACCACGAGCGACCTGATCTACTTCGCCGAGCTCGGGGTGAACATCGTCGAGCCGGAGAAGGTCGACGACGGCGGCTACTTCGAGAGCCTCAGCTGGGAGAACTCCGACAAGTACGCGGCCGACGTGATCATGCTGGACAGCCGCACGATGGCGCTCCAGCCCGACGACCTCAAGGACAAGCCCGCCTGGACGAAGCTGCCCGCGGTGCAGGCCGGTCAGGTCATCCCGTGGGACGCCGTGCCGCGGCACTCGTACGCGGGCGTGGCCCCGCTGCTCGAGGCCCTCGCCGAGGCGATCGAGAACGCCAAGAAGCTGAGCTAG
- a CDS encoding nitroreductase/quinone reductase family protein codes for MALSPASVKRWMYRNNRPNRLARFLNRLTAVYFGGGVLSSPRWTILEVRGRRTGRVIEAPVVLADHEGGHYLVSMLGEDVNWVRNVRAAGGRAALRRRGRRAVRLVEVPVGERAPILRRYLELAPGARPHFPVTRRAPLSEFARIAGRYPVFRVLPGDGDG; via the coding sequence ATGGCGTTGTCGCCCGCGTCCGTCAAGCGGTGGATGTACCGGAACAACCGGCCGAACCGGCTCGCGCGGTTCCTCAACCGGCTCACCGCCGTGTACTTCGGCGGCGGGGTGCTGTCGTCGCCGCGCTGGACGATCCTGGAGGTGCGCGGCCGCCGTACCGGCCGCGTCATCGAGGCGCCCGTGGTGCTCGCCGACCACGAGGGCGGCCACTACCTGGTGTCGATGCTCGGCGAGGACGTGAACTGGGTGCGGAACGTGCGGGCCGCCGGGGGACGCGCGGCGCTGCGCCGCCGGGGACGCCGTGCCGTACGGCTGGTGGAGGTCCCGGTCGGGGAGCGCGCCCCCATCCTGCGGCGGTACCTCGAGCTCGCGCCCGGGGCCCGCCCGCACTTCCCGGTGACGCGGCGGGCCCCGCTGAGCGAGTTCGCGCGCATCGCCGGGCGCTACCCGGTGTTCCGGGTGCTGCCCGGCGACGGCGACGGATGA
- a CDS encoding helix-turn-helix domain-containing protein, with translation MRGYRADQAVCVRPPGALADRLGRCVGYQDRIGFTVRRREIPCSRVTVIVALGDPVEVVHAPDGAAGRSLTCFVAGVRDRMAVTGVRGIQRGVQLSLSPARAHAILGLPMHELGNTIVDLAAVLGRDGALLPERLAEAPTWRARFEILAAFLERRLAVGPAPDPGVERALRWLAASGGDVRIGELADRLGWTRRHLARRFREQVGLSPKTVARVLRFERVTDLLADGAPPTAGLAAAAGYADQAHMCREIRAFARCTPGEYAASLRRTAPDLPVMSHLFNSAEGGSG, from the coding sequence ATGCGCGGGTACCGAGCCGACCAGGCGGTGTGCGTGCGGCCGCCGGGCGCGCTCGCCGACCGGCTCGGCCGCTGCGTGGGCTACCAGGACCGGATCGGCTTCACGGTACGGCGGCGCGAGATCCCCTGCAGCCGGGTGACGGTGATCGTGGCGCTGGGCGATCCGGTCGAGGTGGTGCACGCCCCGGACGGGGCCGCGGGCCGGTCGCTGACCTGCTTCGTCGCCGGGGTGCGCGACCGCATGGCGGTGACCGGGGTGCGCGGGATTCAGCGGGGCGTGCAGCTGTCGCTCAGCCCGGCGCGGGCCCACGCGATCCTCGGGCTGCCCATGCACGAGCTCGGCAACACGATCGTGGACCTGGCGGCGGTGCTCGGCCGGGACGGCGCGCTGCTGCCGGAACGGCTCGCCGAGGCGCCGACCTGGCGGGCGCGCTTCGAGATCCTCGCCGCGTTCCTCGAACGGCGGCTCGCCGTCGGGCCCGCGCCCGACCCCGGGGTGGAGCGGGCGCTGCGGTGGCTCGCCGCCTCCGGCGGGGACGTCCGGATCGGGGAGCTCGCCGACCGGCTCGGCTGGACCAGGCGGCACCTGGCCCGGCGGTTCCGCGAGCAGGTGGGGCTGAGCCCGAAGACGGTCGCGCGCGTGCTGCGGTTCGAGCGGGTGACCGACCTTCTCGCCGACGGCGCGCCGCCCACCGCCGGCCTCGCCGCCGCCGCGGGGTACGCGGACCAGGCCCACATGTGCCGGGAGATCCGGGCGTTCGCGCGGTGCACCCCGGGCGAGTACGCCGCCTCGCTCCGGCGCACCGCCCCCGACCTGCCGGTGATGTCCCATTTGTTCAATAGCGCGGAGGGCGGGTCCGGATAG
- a CDS encoding DNA adenine methylase, producing MTAGAVHGAGHGVDLLPVVARVAAFPRLRYMGSKHRLAPHLAAVFAEIGGRTALDAFSGSGVVAYTLKALGYQVTANDFLCFPGVIARATVANQSETLTPEEIDRICGPPADDRDFIRRTFDGLYFTDHDREFLDSAWSHIDRLHGAKRALAISALVLAAARKQPRGVFTVTGARYDDGRRDLRLSLRDHFRERAAEYNAAVFDSGRRCRSLTGDVFDLAAEPYDLVYLDPPYAPPRDDNCYIKRYHFLEGLATYWRGQKIMEGTRTKKLEKRYTPFSYPRTAADALRRTFEKFRDSTIVLSYSSNAVPDAETIAALLRQVKSDVEVRTIDHRYSFGTHANAARRKVCEYLFIAR from the coding sequence GTGACGGCCGGAGCGGTGCACGGGGCCGGGCACGGCGTGGACCTGCTGCCCGTGGTGGCACGGGTGGCGGCGTTCCCCCGGCTGCGCTACATGGGCTCCAAGCACCGGCTCGCGCCCCACCTCGCCGCGGTGTTCGCCGAGATCGGCGGCCGGACCGCGCTCGACGCCTTCTCCGGCAGCGGCGTGGTCGCCTACACGCTCAAGGCGCTCGGCTACCAGGTCACCGCCAACGACTTCCTCTGCTTCCCCGGCGTGATCGCCCGGGCGACCGTGGCGAACCAGTCGGAGACCCTCACCCCGGAGGAGATCGACCGGATCTGCGGGCCGCCCGCGGACGACCGCGACTTCATCCGGCGCACCTTCGACGGGCTCTACTTCACCGACCACGACCGGGAGTTCCTCGACTCGGCGTGGTCCCACATCGACCGGCTGCACGGCGCCAAGCGCGCGCTCGCCATCTCCGCCCTCGTGCTCGCCGCGGCCCGCAAGCAGCCGCGCGGGGTGTTCACCGTCACCGGCGCCCGGTACGACGACGGGCGGCGCGACCTGCGGCTGTCGCTGCGCGACCACTTCCGGGAACGGGCCGCCGAGTACAACGCCGCCGTGTTCGACAGCGGCCGCCGGTGCCGGTCGCTCACCGGCGACGTCTTCGACCTCGCCGCCGAGCCGTACGACCTGGTCTACCTCGACCCGCCGTACGCGCCGCCGCGCGACGACAACTGCTACATCAAGCGCTACCACTTCCTGGAAGGGCTCGCCACGTACTGGCGCGGCCAGAAGATCATGGAGGGCACGCGGACGAAGAAGCTGGAGAAGCGGTACACGCCGTTCTCCTATCCGCGCACCGCCGCCGACGCGCTGCGCCGTACCTTCGAGAAGTTCCGCGACTCGACGATCGTGCTGTCCTACTCGTCGAACGCGGTGCCCGACGCGGAGACGATCGCGGCCCTGCTCCGCCAGGTGAAGTCCGACGTCGAGGTGCGGACGATCGACCACCGCTACTCGTTCGGCACGCACGCCAACGCGGCGCGGCGCAAGGTCTGCGAGTACCTGTTCATCGCGCGCTGA
- a CDS encoding EthD family reductase, translated as MRRIEVAYQMTVLYNHPEDPAAFDAHYDNVHAPLAAKLPGLRGYTVIRPVARGDEKPPYHLIATLTFDDEAAAQAALASEEGQKAVADLANFAQAGATTLVGTVTTVV; from the coding sequence ATGCGGAGGATCGAAGTGGCCTACCAGATGACCGTTCTCTACAACCACCCGGAGGACCCGGCGGCGTTCGACGCCCACTACGACAACGTGCACGCCCCGCTCGCGGCCAAGCTCCCCGGCCTGCGCGGGTACACCGTCATCCGCCCGGTCGCCCGCGGCGACGAGAAGCCGCCGTACCACCTGATCGCCACCCTCACCTTCGACGACGAGGCCGCCGCCCAGGCCGCGCTGGCGAGCGAGGAGGGCCAGAAGGCCGTCGCCGACCTCGCCAACTTCGCCCAGGCGGGGGCGACCACCCTGGTCGGCACGGTGACCACCGTCGTCTGA
- a CDS encoding helix-turn-helix domain-containing protein, whose translation MTRLPIDDEHAPLYSLGQVASMLNVQQAFLRRLDEHRVVCPQRSAGGQRRYSRRDITLVQYVTELASEGMTLVAIRRILELEEELRTLRAELEEARSRLATLEGRGEGAAKAR comes from the coding sequence ATGACCCGGCTGCCGATCGACGACGAACACGCCCCGCTGTATTCCCTGGGCCAGGTCGCCTCCATGCTCAACGTCCAGCAGGCGTTCCTGCGCCGGCTCGACGAGCACCGCGTCGTCTGCCCGCAGCGGTCGGCGGGAGGGCAGCGCCGCTACTCCCGCCGTGACATCACCCTGGTCCAGTACGTCACCGAACTCGCCTCCGAGGGCATGACCCTCGTCGCCATCCGGCGCATCCTCGAGCTGGAGGAGGAGCTGCGCACGCTGCGCGCCGAGCTGGAGGAGGCGCGCAGCCGCCTCGCGACCCTGGAAGGCCGCGGCGAAGGGGCCGCCAAGGCGCGGTAG
- a CDS encoding Hsp20/alpha crystallin family protein, with amino-acid sequence MLLTTIDPFVQEFERQFDRLTRQAFGWIQDEARIMPMDGVRRDDDVLLRFDLPGIDPDSIEVTVDRGVLSVTARRDEEFTDDARPFVRERVMGEFTRRVYLPEHLDAEHIEAAYANGVLTVRIPVVEKARPRKIEIRKGDAKAIGA; translated from the coding sequence ATGCTGCTGACGACCATCGACCCGTTCGTGCAGGAGTTCGAGCGCCAGTTCGACCGGCTGACCCGGCAGGCGTTCGGCTGGATCCAGGACGAGGCCAGGATCATGCCGATGGACGGCGTCCGGCGCGACGACGACGTCCTGCTCCGCTTCGACCTGCCCGGCATCGACCCCGACTCGATCGAGGTCACCGTCGACCGCGGGGTGCTCAGCGTCACCGCCCGCCGCGACGAGGAGTTCACCGACGACGCGCGTCCGTTCGTCCGCGAGCGCGTGATGGGCGAGTTCACCCGCCGCGTCTACCTGCCCGAGCACCTCGACGCCGAGCACATCGAGGCCGCGTACGCCAACGGCGTGCTGACCGTGCGGATCCCCGTGGTGGAGAAGGCGCGGCCGCGGAAGATCGAGATCCGGAAGGGCGACGCCAAGGCGATCGGCGCGTGA